In a genomic window of Leisingera caerulea DSM 24564:
- the ihfA gene encoding integration host factor subunit alpha produces the protein MGEKTLTRMDLSEAVFREVGLSRNESAQLVESMLQHMSDALVRGEQVKISSFGTFSVRDKSARVGRNPKTGEEVPIQPRRVLTFRPSHLMKDRVADGNRK, from the coding sequence ATGGGCGAAAAAACACTGACACGAATGGATTTGAGTGAAGCAGTTTTCCGGGAAGTAGGCCTGTCGCGCAACGAAAGCGCGCAGCTGGTGGAAAGCATGCTGCAGCATATGTCGGACGCCCTGGTGCGCGGTGAACAGGTGAAGATCTCCTCGTTCGGGACATTCAGCGTAAGGGACAAGTCTGCCCGGGTCGGGCGCAACCCGAAGACCGGCGAAGAAGTGCCGATTCAGCCGCGCCGCGTGCTGACCTTCCGGCCCTCCCACCTGATGAAAGACCGCGTGGCAGACGGCAACCGTAAATAA
- a CDS encoding YceD family protein, with amino-acid sequence MSESTALRVADLPQNTPTAFEITPGKEELAALAAELGVNALRKVRFTGEVKAMGKRDWQLTGALGATVVQDCVVTLEPVTTRIEEKVSLTYAAHFETPEGTEVEMPEDDSIEPLGSHIDPAAVMAEALALLIPPYPRKDGAELGEAVYAEDGVAPMRDEDTKPFAGLAALRGQLKDED; translated from the coding sequence ATGTCTGAGAGCACCGCATTGCGGGTGGCGGACCTGCCGCAGAACACCCCGACCGCCTTTGAAATCACTCCGGGCAAGGAGGAGCTGGCCGCCCTGGCCGCCGAGCTGGGGGTGAACGCCCTGCGCAAGGTCCGCTTCACCGGGGAGGTCAAGGCCATGGGCAAGCGCGACTGGCAGCTGACCGGCGCCCTGGGCGCCACAGTGGTGCAGGATTGCGTGGTGACGCTGGAGCCGGTGACCACCCGGATCGAGGAAAAGGTCAGCCTCACCTATGCGGCCCATTTCGAGACGCCGGAAGGCACCGAAGTGGAAATGCCCGAGGACGACAGCATCGAGCCGCTGGGCAGCCACATCGACCCGGCCGCGGTGATGGCCGAGGCGCTGGCGCTGCTTATCCCCCCCTACCCGCGCAAAGACGGCGCCGAACTGGGCGAAGCGGTCTATGCCGAAGACGGCGTGGCGCCGATGCGGGACGAGGACACCAAGCCCTTTGCCGGACTCGCCGCCCTGCGCGGGCAGCTGAAAGATGAGGACTGA
- a CDS encoding Lrp/AsnC family transcriptional regulator encodes MAGSTRALDALDRKILGALSQDATRSYAAIGQQVGLSAPAVHERVKRLRASGAIEATIARLDGAAVGKPLLAFIHVDTEGWGVTTDLLALQKMPELEEVHSSAGDTNLILKVRVASPKALEGLLARIYEVGCVRATRTYTVLSTHLDRPVQAGTTEDLADGGPVK; translated from the coding sequence ATGGCTGGGAGCACCCGTGCGCTGGACGCTTTGGACCGAAAAATATTAGGCGCGCTGAGCCAGGACGCGACGCGCTCCTACGCTGCCATCGGCCAGCAGGTCGGGCTGTCGGCGCCCGCGGTGCACGAACGGGTCAAGCGGCTGCGGGCGTCCGGCGCGATTGAGGCAACCATTGCGCGGCTCGACGGCGCCGCGGTGGGCAAGCCGCTCCTGGCCTTCATTCACGTGGATACCGAGGGCTGGGGCGTGACCACGGATCTGCTGGCGCTGCAAAAGATGCCGGAACTGGAGGAGGTTCACAGCTCCGCCGGGGACACCAACCTGATCCTCAAGGTCCGCGTCGCCTCGCCCAAGGCACTGGAGGGTTTGCTGGCCCGGATCTATGAGGTCGGCTGCGTGCGCGCCACCCGCACCTATACGGTGCTGTCCACCCATCTGGACCGGCCAGTGCAGGCGGGCACGACAGAGGATCTGGCAGACGGCGGGCCGGTGAAGTAA
- a CDS encoding beta-ketoacyl-ACP synthase III — protein MTRRAVVVGIGHYLPERVVENAEFEASLDTTDEWIRTRSGIERRHFAAEGETTSDMAAKAAEGALADAGLTAEDVDAIVVATSTADLTFPSAATMVQSKLGMTKGFAFDVQAVCAGFVYALSNANALIASGQAERVLVIGAETFSRIMDWTDRSTCVLFGDGAGALLLEGQELAGTNKDRGILATDLNSDGRYKDLLYVDGGVSSTQSTGHLRMQGNQVFRHAVEKLASTANTALDRAGLSAADVDWIVPHQANIRIIQGTAKKMGLSMDNVVVTVQDHGNTSAASIPLALSVGKERGQIKEGDLIVTEAIGGGLAWGAVVLRW, from the coding sequence ATGACGCGACGCGCGGTAGTTGTTGGCATAGGCCACTATCTCCCTGAACGGGTGGTTGAAAACGCGGAATTCGAGGCCTCACTGGACACGACGGACGAATGGATCCGTACCCGGTCCGGCATCGAACGCCGCCATTTCGCCGCTGAGGGAGAGACCACATCGGATATGGCTGCCAAGGCTGCTGAAGGCGCTTTGGCGGATGCGGGCCTGACGGCTGAAGATGTGGATGCCATCGTGGTGGCAACCTCCACCGCCGACCTCACCTTCCCCTCTGCCGCCACCATGGTGCAGTCCAAGCTGGGCATGACCAAGGGCTTTGCCTTTGACGTGCAGGCGGTCTGCGCGGGCTTTGTCTATGCGCTGAGCAACGCCAATGCGCTGATCGCCTCGGGCCAGGCGGAGCGGGTGCTGGTGATCGGCGCCGAAACTTTCAGCCGGATCATGGACTGGACCGACCGCTCCACCTGCGTGCTGTTCGGCGATGGCGCAGGCGCGCTGCTGCTGGAGGGCCAGGAGCTGGCGGGCACCAACAAGGACCGCGGCATTCTGGCAACCGACCTCAACTCGGACGGCCGCTACAAGGATCTGCTGTATGTCGACGGCGGCGTGTCGTCGACCCAGTCGACCGGCCACCTGCGGATGCAGGGCAACCAGGTGTTCCGCCACGCGGTCGAAAAACTCGCCTCTACCGCGAACACCGCACTGGACCGCGCCGGGCTGTCGGCGGCGGATGTGGACTGGATCGTGCCGCATCAGGCCAATATCCGCATCATTCAGGGCACCGCCAAGAAAATGGGCCTGAGCATGGACAACGTGGTGGTAACCGTGCAGGATCACGGCAACACCTCCGCGGCCTCCATTCCGCTTGCCCTGTCTGTCGGCAAAGAGCGCGGCCAGATCAAAGAAGGCGACCTGATCGTGACCGAAGCCATCGGCGGCGGTCTGGCCTGGGGCGCCGTTGTGCTGCGCTGGTAA
- a CDS encoding MerR family transcriptional regulator, translated as MSKSPDAFRTISEVADWLGVQAHVLRFWESKFTQVKPVKRAGGRRYYRPADMRLLGGIRKLLHDDGMSIKDVQALLREHGAGHVAEFSHPVDGAPADRPAAVPPADKLGDNWQSSLELSHEQAAEEDAGSDASNVVGFPQQAATADDILQEPAGAPAAVDPAASGSAPDSPADGILDAAPDDAAEPAAAAEPDSPAGPAAAAPEPQMRMDLAPPAAETGTEHETGADTDQPAPSAPAAQQPPADSIAPAATEDFSAPAVETEAASPWSGGAAEAAEDAPEETRPAEIAPDDGGQAAPPEPAPDSGSVPLEQPAAAADEAVQEAAPEPHEDFQPPAAGAGFDEVSAQDAAAPAPEQEQPDARDVSDAEPETTPEQEFPAAPASAAVPPPAHDMPDSTEPADVSDWTAQAPAAADTAEPDPQAAPEDLTEPAPFDQPEHAAAPEPSAGSEPAEALDTVEEHRAAEEAAWATEAAPFAAPGTGAEPEPAQDTLVAAAGLQPEEPLDFGGSGAEPFAASLPETEADPDPAADPAAAFPPHDLDEAARQVDALEFGSGFDPEADAAPETDQPQDSLEAAQPPGQAPEQAPAPEDAAAVETAADAPAPVLPQPGVLAHLAAIRSLPPQSVAGIAACADELRSLVAKDAAAGTTLENGTASGPEIT; from the coding sequence ATGTCAAAATCACCGGACGCCTTCCGCACCATCAGCGAAGTTGCGGACTGGCTGGGCGTGCAGGCGCATGTCCTGCGCTTCTGGGAGAGCAAGTTCACCCAGGTTAAACCTGTAAAGCGCGCCGGCGGGCGCCGCTATTACCGGCCTGCGGATATGCGGCTGCTGGGCGGCATCAGGAAGCTGCTGCATGACGACGGGATGTCGATCAAGGACGTTCAGGCGCTGCTGCGCGAGCATGGCGCCGGCCATGTGGCGGAGTTCTCGCACCCGGTGGATGGGGCACCCGCCGACCGGCCCGCGGCGGTGCCGCCGGCGGACAAGCTGGGCGACAACTGGCAAAGCTCGCTGGAGCTGAGCCACGAGCAGGCGGCAGAGGAAGACGCCGGCTCCGATGCCAGCAATGTGGTCGGGTTCCCGCAACAGGCCGCCACCGCGGACGATATCCTGCAGGAACCGGCAGGCGCCCCTGCAGCGGTAGACCCTGCCGCCTCTGGCAGCGCCCCTGACAGTCCTGCTGACGGCATCCTGGACGCTGCCCCGGATGATGCGGCGGAGCCCGCCGCCGCCGCTGAGCCTGACAGCCCCGCCGGCCCAGCTGCCGCTGCGCCTGAGCCGCAGATGCGGATGGATCTGGCGCCGCCTGCCGCCGAGACCGGTACAGAGCACGAGACCGGGGCAGACACTGATCAACCCGCCCCCAGCGCCCCGGCTGCGCAACAGCCGCCAGCGGACAGCATCGCGCCCGCGGCCACGGAGGATTTCTCTGCCCCTGCCGTGGAAACGGAGGCCGCATCGCCGTGGAGCGGCGGCGCTGCAGAGGCCGCAGAAGACGCGCCCGAAGAAACCCGCCCGGCAGAAATCGCCCCGGACGACGGCGGCCAAGCCGCCCCGCCTGAACCCGCACCGGACAGCGGCTCTGTGCCGCTGGAGCAGCCTGCAGCGGCCGCAGATGAGGCCGTCCAGGAGGCTGCGCCGGAACCGCATGAAGATTTTCAGCCTCCTGCCGCAGGTGCTGGTTTTGACGAGGTTTCTGCCCAGGACGCCGCTGCCCCTGCGCCGGAGCAGGAGCAGCCGGACGCGCGGGACGTGTCAGATGCGGAGCCTGAAACCACGCCGGAGCAGGAGTTTCCTGCTGCCCCTGCCTCCGCCGCAGTGCCGCCGCCCGCGCACGACATGCCGGACTCAACAGAACCGGCGGACGTCTCAGATTGGACCGCCCAAGCGCCCGCCGCTGCAGACACTGCCGAACCGGACCCGCAGGCGGCGCCGGAGGACCTGACGGAGCCGGCACCTTTTGACCAGCCGGAGCACGCCGCTGCGCCGGAACCGTCCGCCGGATCTGAGCCGGCAGAGGCTCTGGACACCGTGGAAGAGCACAGGGCGGCAGAAGAGGCCGCCTGGGCCACAGAAGCCGCCCCGTTTGCCGCCCCCGGAACCGGGGCTGAGCCGGAACCGGCGCAGGACACTCTGGTTGCGGCGGCAGGCCTTCAGCCCGAAGAACCGCTGGACTTTGGCGGCAGCGGCGCAGAGCCTTTTGCCGCGTCGTTGCCGGAGACCGAAGCGGACCCGGACCCGGCGGCCGATCCTGCGGCCGCCTTCCCGCCGCACGATCTGGACGAAGCCGCCCGGCAGGTGGATGCGCTGGAATTCGGCTCCGGCTTTGACCCCGAAGCGGATGCAGCTCCTGAGACTGACCAGCCGCAGGACAGCCTGGAAGCAGCTCAGCCCCCCGGACAAGCGCCCGAACAAGCGCCTGCGCCGGAGGATGCGGCAGCGGTGGAGACAGCGGCAGACGCCCCTGCCCCCGTGCTGCCGCAGCCCGGTGTTCTGGCCCATCTGGCGGCCATCCGCAGCCTGCCGCCGCAGTCCGTGGCCGGGATCGCCGCCTGCGCCGATGAACTGCGGTCCCTGGTCGCAAAAGATGCGGCTGCGGGAACAACGCTTGAAAACGGCACCGCTTCCGGTCCGGAAATCACCTGA
- a CDS encoding 2'-deoxycytidine 5'-triphosphate deaminase, which produces MTGVLPSQTIENMLESGDITVSSPLVEGQVQPASLDLRLGTVAYRVRASFLAGQGRSVSDRLTEFEMHRISLDGGAVLEKGCVYVVPLMEGLALPQDVSAVANAKSSTGRLDLLTRTITDGGEEFDRIKQGYTGPLYAEICPRSFSILVRPGMRLNQIRFRRGQAVLSDAELKMLHAGTPLVDGEAVIEDGLGFSVDLKLPGTDLVGYRAKPHTGVIDLDRIGEYDPQEYWEEVRTKDGRIILDPGAFYILVSREAVHIPPAFAAEMAPYLAMVGEFRVHYAGFFDPGFGHDAAGGAGSRGVLEVRCHEAPFVLEHGQVVGRLVYEKMAEVPEQLYGAGIASNYQGQGLKLSKHFKTPA; this is translated from the coding sequence ATGACAGGCGTTTTGCCCAGCCAAACCATTGAAAACATGCTGGAGAGCGGGGACATCACCGTCAGTTCGCCGCTGGTGGAAGGTCAGGTGCAGCCCGCCAGCCTCGACCTGCGGCTGGGCACTGTGGCCTACCGGGTGCGGGCGTCCTTTCTGGCAGGCCAGGGCCGCAGCGTCTCAGACCGCCTGACGGAATTCGAGATGCACCGCATCAGCCTGGATGGCGGCGCAGTGCTGGAAAAGGGCTGCGTCTATGTGGTGCCCCTGATGGAGGGGCTGGCGCTGCCGCAGGATGTCTCAGCGGTGGCCAACGCCAAAAGCTCGACCGGGCGGCTGGACCTTTTGACCCGCACCATCACCGATGGCGGCGAGGAGTTTGACCGGATCAAGCAGGGCTACACCGGGCCGCTGTACGCCGAGATCTGCCCGCGGTCGTTCTCGATCCTGGTGCGTCCGGGCATGCGGCTCAACCAGATCCGGTTCCGCCGCGGCCAGGCGGTGCTGTCGGATGCGGAGCTGAAAATGCTGCACGCGGGCACGCCGCTGGTCGATGGCGAGGCGGTGATCGAGGACGGGCTGGGCTTTTCCGTTGATCTGAAACTGCCGGGCACCGATCTGGTCGGCTACCGCGCCAAGCCGCATACCGGCGTGATCGACCTGGACCGGATTGGCGAATACGACCCGCAGGAATACTGGGAGGAAGTGCGCACCAAGGATGGCCGCATCATTCTGGACCCCGGCGCGTTTTATATCCTGGTGAGCCGCGAGGCGGTGCATATCCCGCCTGCCTTTGCCGCCGAGATGGCGCCGTATCTGGCGATGGTGGGCGAATTCCGGGTGCATTACGCAGGGTTCTTCGATCCCGGCTTCGGTCATGACGCGGCGGGCGGCGCCGGTTCGCGCGGGGTGCTGGAGGTGCGCTGCCATGAGGCGCCGTTTGTGCTGGAGCACGGCCAGGTGGTGGGGCGTCTGGTCTATGAGAAGATGGCCGAGGTGCCGGAGCAGCTTTATGGTGCCGGGATTGCGTCGAACTACCAGGGCCAGGGGCTGAAGCTGTCCAAGCACTTCAAGACGCCTGCCTGA
- a CDS encoding MFS transporter has protein sequence MRTPILILMSAIGVIGANSLLLSPVVTAVSQTLNATTAEVMRAASAYGLGVAAAALLLAPLGDRIGAGRLLRAALLLLGAGLGASAAAPDVWTLMAAQAVCGLAAGAALPSIYTLAMVIAPKGRESRVLGLVLSGWTVSLVLGVSVSAWATDLAGWRAVYGTLAGVALLLWAAAARLRGAGSPSGQATSPLTALRVPGIVRGLLSTALMMLGFYSSYFFTGAHITEDLGLSITQAGLLPLFYGTGFGLAVLLDPLLDRLGLARATPPVFLAVTASYLLMMVWADSYGLLLGLAVLWGIGQHLALNLVVARVTLLDPGQRGAIMGLFSTVTYLCVFAAPFTGAAAYAVWGLAGCLGVSALLSACAALEALGLKPAAPSAGGAPA, from the coding sequence ATGCGAACCCCGATTCTGATCCTGATGAGCGCAATTGGCGTGATTGGTGCAAACTCGCTGCTGCTGTCGCCGGTGGTCACGGCTGTCAGCCAAACCCTGAATGCCACCACGGCAGAGGTGATGCGGGCGGCCAGCGCCTATGGGCTGGGAGTGGCCGCCGCAGCACTGCTGCTGGCACCGCTGGGGGACCGTATCGGCGCGGGGCGGCTGCTGCGCGCCGCGCTCTTGCTGCTGGGTGCCGGGCTGGGTGCCAGCGCCGCGGCGCCGGATGTCTGGACGCTGATGGCGGCGCAGGCGGTCTGCGGGCTGGCCGCCGGCGCCGCCCTGCCCTCGATCTACACTCTGGCGATGGTGATTGCCCCCAAGGGGCGCGAGTCGCGGGTGCTGGGGCTGGTGCTGTCGGGCTGGACGGTTTCGCTGGTGCTGGGCGTCAGCGTCAGCGCCTGGGCCACCGACCTGGCAGGCTGGCGCGCGGTCTATGGCACGCTGGCGGGTGTGGCGCTGCTGCTTTGGGCCGCTGCGGCCCGGCTGCGCGGCGCCGGCAGCCCCAGCGGCCAGGCCACCTCGCCGCTGACGGCCCTGCGGGTGCCGGGGATTGTCCGCGGGCTGCTGTCCACCGCGCTGATGATGCTTGGGTTTTACAGCAGTTATTTCTTCACCGGCGCGCATATCACCGAAGACCTGGGGCTGAGCATTACCCAAGCCGGGCTGCTGCCGCTGTTTTATGGCACCGGGTTCGGGCTGGCGGTGTTGCTTGATCCGCTGCTGGACCGGCTGGGCCTGGCGCGCGCAACGCCGCCGGTGTTCCTGGCTGTCACGGCCAGCTACCTGCTGATGATGGTTTGGGCGGACAGCTATGGGCTGCTGCTGGGGCTGGCGGTGCTGTGGGGAATTGGCCAGCATCTGGCGCTGAACCTTGTGGTGGCGCGAGTGACGCTGCTGGACCCAGGCCAGCGCGGCGCCATTATGGGGCTGTTCAGCACCGTGACGTACCTGTGTGTCTTTGCAGCGCCTTTCACCGGCGCGGCTGCCTATGCCGTCTGGGGGCTGGCGGGCTGCCTGGGCGTGTCGGCGCTGCTGTCGGCCTGCGCCGCGCTGGAGGCGCTTGGCCTCAAACCGGCAGCCCCTAGCGCTGGCGGCGCCCCTGCTTGA
- the plsX gene encoding phosphate acyltransferase PlsX, with product MTGKPAKNQAEAGRIIISVDAMGGDAGPAVVVAGIAMSAQKNPDIGFILHGPADQLTPLVAKKRALKGRVEIRDVRDVVTMEDKPSQVMRNGKGTSMWSALEAVKKGEAAGAVSCGNTGALMALSMLRLRKLPGVNRPAIAILWPSLNPQGFNVMLDVGADVKADAEDLLQYALMGTSYVRNSMDITCPRVGLLNVGTEEHKGRAELKEAFGLIADNAAQANYEFVGFVEGSDIPGDAVDVIVTDGFTGNVAIKTGEGTARVMRTALREAFQYSFLSKIAALLAMTSLKRLSKRMDPRRVNGGVFLGLNGTVVKSHGGADATGVSAAVKLAYRLAQHGFAEKLAARVASAGAHTQDNTAARALRAATDKD from the coding sequence ATGACGGGTAAACCCGCGAAAAATCAGGCAGAAGCCGGCCGCATCATCATTTCTGTTGACGCCATGGGCGGAGACGCCGGCCCCGCTGTTGTGGTGGCCGGCATTGCCATGTCGGCACAGAAGAACCCGGATATCGGGTTCATCCTGCACGGTCCTGCGGATCAGCTGACACCTTTGGTTGCCAAGAAGCGCGCCCTCAAGGGCCGCGTCGAGATCCGTGACGTCCGCGACGTGGTCACCATGGAGGACAAACCCTCTCAGGTGATGCGCAACGGCAAGGGCACCTCGATGTGGTCCGCGCTGGAAGCGGTCAAGAAAGGCGAGGCGGCGGGCGCTGTCTCCTGCGGCAACACCGGCGCGCTGATGGCGCTCAGCATGCTGCGCCTGCGCAAGCTGCCCGGCGTCAACCGCCCGGCCATTGCCATCCTGTGGCCGTCGCTGAACCCGCAGGGCTTCAACGTGATGCTGGATGTCGGCGCCGACGTGAAGGCGGATGCCGAGGACCTGCTGCAATATGCCCTGATGGGCACCTCTTATGTGCGCAATTCCATGGACATCACCTGCCCGCGGGTGGGGCTGCTGAACGTGGGCACCGAAGAGCACAAGGGCCGCGCCGAGCTGAAAGAGGCTTTCGGGCTGATTGCGGACAATGCGGCGCAGGCGAACTATGAGTTTGTGGGCTTTGTCGAGGGCAGCGACATTCCCGGCGATGCCGTGGATGTGATCGTCACGGACGGCTTTACAGGCAATGTGGCGATCAAGACCGGCGAAGGCACCGCCCGGGTGATGCGCACCGCGCTGCGCGAGGCGTTCCAGTACTCCTTCCTGTCCAAGATTGCGGCGCTGCTGGCGATGACCTCGCTCAAGCGGCTGTCCAAGCGGATGGACCCGCGACGGGTCAACGGCGGGGTGTTCCTGGGCCTCAACGGCACTGTGGTGAAATCCCACGGCGGCGCCGATGCCACCGGCGTTTCGGCGGCGGTGAAGCTGGCCTACCGCCTGGCTCAGCACGGATTCGCCGAAAAACTGGCCGCGCGGGTTGCATCTGCCGGCGCGCATACCCAAGATAATACTGCTGCCCGCGCCCTGCGGGCGGCCACCGATAAAGACTGA
- a CDS encoding outer membrane protein assembly factor BamE has protein sequence MFAKAFHYKSVLRGAVFAAAGLALAACSSVYRKHGYVPTPGQLAEVVPGIDTRDSVAETIGVPTSTGVLNDSGYYYVATRFRHYGAAAPEPVARDLVAISFDAQGVVEGIRRYSLEDGKVVPLERRVTSSGVEDSTFLRQLLGNLGNFGPSQILNTE, from the coding sequence ATGTTTGCAAAGGCGTTTCATTACAAGTCCGTTCTGCGCGGCGCGGTATTTGCGGCGGCCGGGCTGGCGCTGGCGGCCTGTTCGTCGGTTTACCGCAAGCATGGCTATGTGCCGACACCGGGTCAGCTGGCCGAGGTGGTGCCGGGCATCGACACCCGGGATTCGGTGGCTGAAACCATCGGCGTCCCGACCTCGACCGGTGTGCTTAACGACAGCGGCTATTATTATGTCGCAACCCGCTTCCGCCACTATGGCGCCGCTGCGCCGGAACCGGTGGCGCGGGACCTTGTGGCGATCAGCTTTGACGCCCAAGGCGTGGTGGAGGGAATCCGCCGCTACAGTCTGGAAGACGGCAAGGTGGTGCCGCTGGAGCGGCGGGTGACCAGCTCCGGGGTGGAAGACAGCACCTTCCTGCGCCAGCTGCTGGGCAACCTCGGCAACTTCGGGCCCAGCCAGATCCTCAACACCGAATAG
- the rpmF gene encoding 50S ribosomal protein L32, which yields MAVQQNKVSKSRRNNRRAHDALVAANPNECGNCGELKRPHHVCPSCGHYDDKEIVAAADEIEIDEDAA from the coding sequence ATGGCCGTCCAACAGAACAAAGTATCCAAATCGCGCCGCAACAACCGCCGCGCGCACGATGCACTGGTTGCTGCGAACCCGAACGAATGCGGCAACTGCGGCGAGCTGAAGCGCCCGCACCACGTGTGCCCGTCCTGCGGCCATTACGACGACAAAGAAATCGTCGCGGCAGCTGACGAAATCGAGATCGACGAGGACGCGGCGTAA
- a CDS encoding GNAT family N-acyltransferase, whose amino-acid sequence MAEPDILLSRGQYRARLACGAADVAAAQALRTLCFRTSGTDCDAFDGLCTHVLVEHAAAGALVCCFRLLVMEGGGGLERSYAAQFYDLNGLQDAGGRMAELGRFCLHPDWHDPDILRIAWGAITGFVDRGGVQMLFGCSSFAGTSAGPYLDAFALLRQRHLAPPQWRVREKAPEVVRYAAELQQAPDMKKALQAMPPLLRTYLAMGGRVSDHAVVDRRMNTLHVFTGLEIGAIPEARKRLLRAVAG is encoded by the coding sequence ATGGCAGAGCCGGACATTTTGCTGAGCAGGGGGCAGTACCGCGCCCGGCTTGCCTGCGGGGCGGCGGATGTTGCCGCGGCGCAGGCCCTGCGCACCCTGTGCTTCCGGACCTCTGGAACAGACTGCGACGCTTTTGACGGCCTGTGCACGCATGTGCTGGTCGAACACGCCGCGGCCGGCGCGCTGGTCTGCTGTTTCCGGCTGCTAGTGATGGAGGGCGGCGGCGGGCTGGAGCGCAGCTATGCGGCGCAGTTCTATGATTTGAATGGGCTTCAGGACGCCGGGGGCCGGATGGCGGAGCTGGGCCGGTTCTGTCTCCACCCGGACTGGCACGACCCGGACATCCTGCGCATTGCCTGGGGGGCAATCACGGGGTTTGTCGACAGGGGCGGTGTGCAGATGCTGTTTGGCTGCTCCTCCTTTGCCGGCACGTCGGCCGGGCCGTATCTGGACGCTTTTGCGCTGCTGCGGCAGCGGCACCTGGCGCCGCCGCAGTGGCGGGTGCGGGAAAAGGCGCCGGAGGTGGTCCGCTATGCTGCGGAGCTGCAGCAGGCGCCTGATATGAAGAAAGCGCTGCAGGCAATGCCGCCCCTGCTGCGGACCTATCTGGCGATGGGCGGCCGGGTCAGCGATCACGCCGTGGTGGACCGGCGGATGAACACGCTGCATGTGTTCACCGGGCTGGAAATCGGGGCGATCCCGGAGGCCCGCAAACGGCTGCTGCGGGCGGTGGCCGGGTGA